ACCCTCCGTACGGATCTTCTCCCGTCCCCGCCATCGGCTCAAAACGGAAAGCTCCGTTTCCGACCAACGACTTGAGCAACGGGAGGGTTTTGGAATCGGCCCGGATGACGATCTCCCCTTCCGGCCATTCCGGCCGGGTTTCACTTAACAGTCTCTCCAATACCATCGGATATCTTTTTTCGGATGCCACGGCCTTGAGTTTCTCTTCCAATCGGCCGAAAACTTCCCGCATCAGATCCGACCGGACCCGGGCCCATTCAAGGCGGGCCTCCCGCCGCGCGCGATTCAACAGCCGGGTTCGTTCCTGATCCAGATCCCGGGCGATCGAGTCCTGAAACTCCCGTTCCAATCGATCGCATTGGCGCATCGCGTCCTCGATGATTTGCCGGGCCTGTTCCCGGGCCGCCGTCAACGCCCCCTCTTTCTTGAGTTCGGTTCCCCGCCGGAGATCCCCGATCAGTTCTTCGTAACCCATGCCGTCTCACTTCAAGGTGAAAAGAATCAGGATCGCGATGGTAAAGCCGAAGATCACGAGCGTTTCCGGAATCACCAGGAGGATGATCGCTGTTCCAAACGATTCCGGTTTTTCGAGAATGGCCCCGACCGCCGCCGCCCCGATTCGGGCCTGGGCCATACCGGTCGCGAGGGCCGTCAAGCCGATCGCCAACCCCGCCCCGATCGCAATGAGTCCGATCTCCATAATCACGCGCTCCTTTCATGGTGTAGTTTTTTAAAGGGCTTGTACTCAAGACCTCCGCCTTGGAAAAAGTTCTCAAAAAATTCGACGTAATGCAAGCGCAGCGACTGGATCGTGGGCGAGATGATTCCGAAGATCAGATTCAGAGCGTGGAGGATGCTTGCGATCAGGATTCCCAGCACAACGTTTCCGACCAGCCCCCCCAATTTGTTGGCGGCAAAGGCCAGCGCCACCGAAGCCACGCCGATGCCCATCAACCGGAGGTAGGACAGGATATTCACCAGATTGTGGATTTCCATCGCAGCCGCCGCACCTCCGCGGATGATCATCAACGCAACGCTGGCCAAGGCCAATATCAGCCCCGCCGTCACGGCGGACTTGGGAAGAAACCCGACGATCCCGGTCGCCGTCAGAAGAAAGCCCACCATCAGCCCAAGGCTGCTGAATTTCACCCAGATCTCCCGACGATTCCCGTGTTTGACGGCCGTGAAGATCCCCAGT
This Nitrospiria bacterium DNA region includes the following protein-coding sequences:
- a CDS encoding ATPase is translated as MEIGLIAIGAGLAIGLTALATGMAQARIGAAAVGAILEKPESFGTAIILLVIPETLVIFGFTIAILILFTLK
- a CDS encoding V-type ATP synthase subunit E — its product is MGYEELIGDLRRGTELKKEGALTAAREQARQIIEDAMRQCDRLEREFQDSIARDLDQERTRLLNRARREARLEWARVRSDLMREVFGRLEEKLKAVASEKRYPMVLERLLSETRPEWPEGEIVIRADSKTLPLLKSLVGNGAFRFEPMAGTGEDPYGGFELSDGEYRVVIRNTLRSRLLKARSDLLVEANRVLFENDPRG